In Hyla sarda isolate aHylSar1 chromosome 9, aHylSar1.hap1, whole genome shotgun sequence, the following proteins share a genomic window:
- the LOC130292023 gene encoding olfactory receptor 6F1-like has protein sequence MELAVSVNQTIATIFIIVGFETIRYKELSLFSLFLSMYMLTLGAHFLIITLVLLEYHLHKPMYFLLANFSLVEVLYTTVTVPKMLDVLLSRNKEIFPSSCLTQFYFFFAFGAAENCCLVVMGYDRYVAICKPLHYSTLMTKRMSIGLACGPWVVGFITAACPALWISTLSFCFPNYIDHFFCDYSPLLQLSCEDTSRGEFTFSVISYSLTLGCFSLILVSYSFIIWSVLKIPSVEGQNKAFSTCASHLTVVLIFNGTIIFMYIRPNSHVRFTLDKVVSIFYCVVTPVMNPMIYCLRNKEVKEALRKTFQRVKKSGS, from the coding sequence ATGGAATTGGCAGTCAGCGTAAATCAGACCATAGCCACCATCTTCATAATCGTAGGCTTTGAGACTATACGTTATAAGGaactctccctcttctccctttTCTTGAGTATGTACATGTTAACGTTGGGGGCTCACTTTCTGATTATCACTCTTGTACTTCTGGAATACCATCTTCACAAGCCAATGTACTTCTTGTTGGCCAATTTCTCCTTGGTAGAAGTCCTATATACCACGGTGACTGTACCTAAGATGCTTGATGTCCTTTTGAGCAGGAACAAAGAGATTTTCCCATCTTCTTGTCTCACtcagttttattttttctttgcttttgGGGCAGCAGAGAATTGCTGTCTGGTAGTCATGGGCTATGACCGGTATGTAGCCATCTGTAAACCACTTCACTACTCAACATTGATGACTAAAAGGATGTCTATAGGATTGGCATGTGGACCATGGGTTGTGGGCTTCATAACCGCTGCTTGCCCTGCTCTATGGATCTCCACCCTCAGCTTTTGCTTCCCAAACTATATTGACCATTTCTTCTGTGACTATTCTCCTCTTTTGCAGCTATCGTGTGAAGATACATCGAGGGGAGAGTTCACTTTCTCTGTGATCTCCTACAGTCTGACTCTCGGTTGCTTCTCTCTTATTTTAGTCTCGTATTCTTTCATCATTTGGTCTGTTCTTAAGATTCCATCTGTAGAAGGGCAGAATAAAGCCTTCAGCACCTGCGCGTCCCACCTCACCGTAGTATTAATATTTAACGGCACAATAATCTTCATGTACATACGTCCCAACTCACACGTCAGATTCACACTAGACAAAGTGGTGTCAATTTTCTACTGTGTGGTGACACCAGTCATGAACCCCATGATATACTGTCTGAGGAACAAAGAAGTCAAGGAGGCCCTCAGAAAAACTTTTCAAAGAGTGAAAAAGTCTGGGTCATAG